In Halanaerobium praevalens DSM 2228, the DNA window AAATAATTTGTAATTGTTTTTCCAGCTCATATTCTGCTTTAGGCATTAAAATTGTATAATTTAAATTACCCTGATCATGAAAAACAGCTCCTCCACCTGATAAACGGCGGGCTAGTTTGACCTCTTTTTCTTGAAGTTTGTTTACTGAACATTCTTGCCAGGCATTTTGGTTTCTCCCAATTACTATTGTGTCTTTATTTTGCCAGAGATAAAGAATAATTTCATTTTCATTTAAATTGTTAAGCAAATATTCTTCTAAAGCTAAATTTTCCCAAGGATTATAGCTCTTAGAAGCTATAAATTTAGCCTTTAACTCTTTAGTCTGCATAATTAATTCTACTCCTTTTAGTTAAATTGTATTTATAATATTTAAAATCCCTCCCTCAAATACTCTTTTTTAGAGAATATTAAGGAAGGGATTTAATCTAAATAAATCTCCGTCTAAATAAATTTTAATCTAAGTTATCGAAGCTTGATAAATCTTTTCTACTACTGTTTTTAAATTATGATTAAATTCTTGCTCTGATTGTTCTACCTGTAGATCCTGCAGTAGTGCTCTCGAAAAACTAGCAATCATATTTTTGTTTTCAGCAAGTTTAGTTACAGCATCTGTTTGACTTTGACGCTCCTCGGGGCAAGCCCACGAGGATTCCTTGTTCATAGAGAATTGCCTACTTAAAGCATAGCAAAAGCTAGATTAAGTTGGTCTTATGCTCTCTCCAAAGGCGTAAATTCGGGTATGCCCTACCCTATATAGTCTAGTCTATCTTATACCTAAGTCTAATTTACCTTGTTTTAAAAGGTTTTTACTAGCATTTATATCTCTATCGTGAGTTGTGCCACACTCACAAGTCCAAGTACGAACTGCTAGGTCTTTGACTTTAGAGTTTTTAACACCACACTCTGAACAAGTTTGACTACTAGCAAAAAATCTATCTGCTTTGTGTAATATACAATCATACCATTTGCTTTTATATTCCAGCATTGTGGTAAACATATTCCAAGCACAATCAGAAATATGTTTTGCTAGTTTAGAATTTTTAAGCATACCTTTTATATTTAAGTCCTCTATGACTAGAAGTTGGTTCTCCTTTGTTAGTCTAGTGGACAATTTGAGGTTCCCCCATTAAATTAGACACATAGTTTAGATAGTTTTCTCTCGTTTTCGTAGTCTTCTGGACTTTTATAATTTAAAGTTGAATGCATTCTGATTCTGTTGTAATAAACAGCTATATATTCGAAAATATCCTGTCTTGCTTGTTGTCTAGTTTTGTAATCTTTTTGATAAATTAATTCTGTTTTTATTGTGGAGAAGAAACTTTCTGCTACTGCATTATCCCAGCAGTCTCCTTTGCGGCTCATTGAAGATCTTATTCCATTTTTCCATAGCTCTTTCTGAAAATCATGACTTGCATACTGGCTGCCTCTATCAGAATGAAAGATCAAACCTTTTTTATGATTTCTATTTTTAATTCCCATTTCCAAAGCATTTATTACAAGCTGCCTGGTCATTCTTTTATTAATTGACCAGCCAACCACTTTTCGTGAATAAAGATCTATTACTACAGCCAGGTAGAGCCAGCCTTCAGCTGTCGGTATATATGTAATATCTGAAGCCCAAACTTTGTTTGGCTTAGATACATCAAAATTTCTATTAAGCAAATTTTCTTTTAGCGGTAAATTGTGATTTGAATCTGTTGTCTTTTTAAATTTCTTTTTCTGAATTGCCTTAAGACCCATTACTTGCATAAGTCTCACAACTCTTTTTATATTACAGTTATGGCCTTCTTTTACCAGCTGACGATGTATTCTTGGACTTCCATAGCGGCCGCTATGCTGCCAGTATATTTTAGCTATTTCTAGTTTCAGTTTCTTATTTTCAATTTCTCTTTGACTGGGTTCTCTATCTAGCCAATCATAGAAACCTGACCGGGAAACTGCTAATACCTGGCACATTTTCGTCACAGGAAATTGATCTCTGTGGTCCCGGATAAAACCGTATATTACTTCGGTTTTTTCGAAAAGATGCCCACTGCTTTTTTTAATATATCACGCTCTAATTTAGTTTCTCTAAGTTCATCTTCAAGCTCTTTTATTTTTTGTTGTTCAGGTGTTAGTTTTTGCTTTCCATTACCAGGAAAAGCATGTTCACCACTATCTCTATATTCTTTACGCCAGCGGGTTAAATTACCGTAATTTATTCCTAGATCATCAGCTA includes these proteins:
- a CDS encoding RNA-guided endonuclease TnpB family protein; the encoded protein is MSTRLTKENQLLVIEDLNIKGMLKNSKLAKHISDCAWNMFTTMLEYKSKWYDCILHKADRFFASSQTCSECGVKNSKVKDLAVRTWTCECGTTHDRDINASKNLLKQGKLDLGIR
- a CDS encoding IS3 family transposase (programmed frameshift) codes for the protein MGKRRSYTEEFKRDAVELSINSNKTVQEIADDLGINYGNLTRWRKEYRDSGEHAFPGNGKQKLTPEQQKIKELEDELRETKLERDIFKKSSGHLFEKTEVIYGFIRDHRDQFPVTKMCQVLAVSRSGFYDWLDREPSQREIENKKLKLEIAKIYWQHSGRYGSPRIHRQLVKEGHNCNIKRVVRLMQVMGLKAIQKKKFKKTTDSNHNLPLKENLLNRNFDVSKPNKVWASDITYIPTAEGWLYLAVVIDLYSRKVVGWSINKRMTRQLVINALEMGIKNRNHKKGLIFHSDRGSQYASHDFQKELWKNGIRSSMSRKGDCWDNAVAESFFSTIKTELIYQKDYKTRQQARQDIFEYIAVYYNRIRMHSTLNYKSPEDYENERKLSKLCV